From a region of the Triticum aestivum cultivar Chinese Spring chromosome 7D, IWGSC CS RefSeq v2.1, whole genome shotgun sequence genome:
- the LOC123167086 gene encoding berberine bridge enzyme-like Cyn d 4: MVMASRRSLALGLLFGLLSCYASVVPSVASSDGFLQCLSAAMPKQLLYTKGSPSFTSVLASSIRNAKFSTPGTVRPLFIVTPTNASHVQAAVVCGRRHDVRVRVRSGGHDYEGLSYRSERREAFAVVDLANLRSVRVDREAATAWVDSGATLGELFYAISQASKQLAFPAGLCPTIGVGGHLSGGGFGMLLRKYGLAADNVLDATLVDANGELVDKQVMGPDVFWAIRGGGGGGSFGIVLSWKVKLVPVPPTVTLFTVLKSADEGAVRMLTRWQQVAPALPEDIFITVRLHKQVARFQSMYLGTCDALLPLMGSRFPELGVNRTHCKEMTWIQSVPYIYLGPTAAVEDILNRTTSSTPYSKATSDYVRQAIAEDVWAEIFARFAKPEDGLMIMDPYGAKMSSLPETATPFPHRGGVLYNIQYMNFWSAATDGSAQTRWLRDMYAFMEPHVSKNPRGAYVNYRDLDLGQNVVVGNVTSYQAGRVWGEKYYGGNFQRLAMTKAIADPTDYFRNEQSIPPFSE; encoded by the coding sequence ATGGTCATGGCGTCGCGTCGTAGCTTGGCGCTGGGGCTCCTCTTCGGCCTCCTGTCCTGCTACGCGTCCGTCGTCCCTTCCGTGGCTTCCTCCGACGGCTTCCTCCAATGCCTGTCGGCGGCCATGCCCAAGCAGCTCCTGTACACGAAGGGCTCGCCTTCGTTCACGTCGGTCCTGGCGTCTTCCATCCGGAACGCCAAGTTCTCCACGCCTGGCACGGTGAGGCCGCTCTTCATCGTCACGCCGACGAACGCCTCCCACGTCCAGGCCGCCGTGGTGTGCGGCCGCCGGCACGACGTGCGCGTCCGCGTGCGCAGCGGCGGGCACGACTACGAGGGTCTCTCGTACCGATCCGAGCGCCGCGAGGCGTTCGCCGTGGTCGACCTGGCCAACCTCCGCTCCGTGCGCGTCGACCGGGAGGCCGCCACCGCGTGGGTGGACTCCGGCGCGACGCTCGGGGAGCTGTTCTACGCCATCTCGCAGGCGAGCAAGCAGCTGGCGTTCCCGGCCGGCCTGTGCCCGACGATCGGCGTGGGCGGGCACCTCAGCGGCGGCGGGTTCGGCATGCTGCTGCGCAAGTACGGCCTCGCCGCCGACAACGTCCTGGACGCCACGCTCGTCGACGCCAACGGGGAGCTCGTGGACAAGCAGGTCATGGGGCCGGACGTGTTCTGGGCCatccgcgggggcggcggcggtgggagctTCGGCATCGTGCTGTCGTGGAAGGTGAAGCTCGTGCCAGTCCCGCCGACGGTGACGCTGTTCACCGTCCTAAAGTCCGCCGACGAGGGCGCGGTGCGCATGCTTACCAGATGGCAGCAGGTCGCTCCGGCTCTCCCCGAGGACATTTTCATCACGGTGCGCCTCCACAAACAGGTGGCTCGCTTCCAGTCCATGTACCTGGGCACGTGCGACGCGCTGCTGCCGCTGATGGGGAGCCGCTTCCCGGAGCTCGGCGTGAACCGGACGCACTGCAAGGAGATGACATGGATCCAGTCCGTGCCCTACATCTACCTGGGCCCCACCGCCGCCGTGGAGGACATCCTGAACCGGACCACCTCCAGCACCCCCTACAGCAAGGCCACCTCCGACTACGTCCGGCAGGCCATCGCCGAGGACGTGTGGGCGGAGATCTTCGCCCGGTTCGCCAAGCCGGAGGACGGGCTGATGATCATGGACCCCTACGGCGCCAAGATGAGCAGCCTACCGGAGACGGCGACGCCGTTCCCGCATCGCGGCGGCGTGCTGTACAACATCCAGTACATGAACTTCTGGTCCGCCGCCACGGACGGGTCGGCACAGACGAGGTGGCTCAGAGATATGTACGCGTTCATGGAGCCGCACGTGAGCAAGAACCCCAGGGGTGCGTATGTGAACTACAGGGACCTCGACCTCGGCCAGAATGTCGTTGTGGGCAACGTGACCAGCTACCAGGCCGGTAGGGTTTGGGGCGAGAAGTACTACGGCGGTAACTTCCAGAGGCTCGCCATGACCAAGGCCATAGCGGATCCTACCGACTACTTCAGGAACGAGCAGAGCATCCCACCATTCAGCGAGTGA